One window from the genome of Phocoena phocoena chromosome 15, mPhoPho1.1, whole genome shotgun sequence encodes:
- the LOC136135588 gene encoding protein FAM209-like, whose amino-acid sequence MQTLKWFLFFPLCLSCGYAFTFSSLRDKAREPQEKVPCGGHFRIRQNLPDHAQGWLGSKWLWPFFVVMLYMMLKFRGDSETGKQKNPPALRGCSLRSPTKKNQNASPSEDHAFNILTQLEMDLVKFMSKVQNLKAAMATGSNLKLLNSETPAAPHSNITIYEIWGEEDSE is encoded by the exons ATGCAGACACTGAAATGGTTCTTGTTCTTTCCTCTGTGCCTCTCCTGCGGCTATGCCTTTACGTTTTCTTCTCTGAGAGATAAAGCCAGAGAACCCCAGGAGAAGGTGCCTTGCGGAGGGCACTTTCGAATTCGGCAGAATCTCCCAGACCATGCCCAAGGCTGGCTTGGAAGCAAGTGGCTCTGGCCTTTTTTTGTTGTCATGCTGTATATGATGCTAAAGTTTCGAGGAGATAGTGAGACGGGTAAG CAGAAGAATCCTCCGGCCCTTCGAGGCTGTTCATTACGCTCtccaacaaagaaaaaccaaaatgcTTCCCCCAGCGAAGACCATGCCTTCAATATCCTAACCCAGCTCGAGATGGACCTTGTGAAATTCATGTCCAAGGTGCAGAATCTGAAAGCCGCCATGGCAACAGGCAGTAACCTCAAGCTTCTCAACTCAGAGACGCCTGCAGCCCCACACAGTAATATTACAATATATGAGATATGGGGAGAAGAAGACTCCGAGTGA